The Halobacillus ihumii genomic sequence CGGAAGTGATCACAACGAAACCATCCACAATTAATTGGGAAAATCCACTCGAAAACCCGGTGTACTTTTTCAAAGCCTGAGCAATCATGGCGGTTCCGCCGGTTGAGCCTTTTCCTCGATAAACCGTTCCCAGCCCAACACCTAACAGAATCCCCCCATAAATTGCGGCCAGCAGAGGATTGTCAATCTTGAAAGGAATGTCGGCACTAAGCCATATGATAAAGGGTACAAATAATGTTCCCACTAATGTCTTTAAGCTGAAATCCTTTCCAAGCAGAATAATTCCCAAAATAAACAATGGAATGTTGATGGCCCATTGAACGTACGCGGGATTAAACTTGTACAATTCATATAAGATAGTACTGATACCAGATACGCCGCCTGACGCAAGCTTCGCTGGCAGCAGGAACATATTATACGATAAGCCAACGAAAGCAGATCCAATAATGATATAACAATATTCAATGAATAGCTTTAATTGTGGTGAACGCTGCGTCATCCTAACCTCATCCTTTCTTCCACGAACTCCACTATTCTAACATAAAAATCGACAAATCTCTTATCAG encodes the following:
- a CDS encoding YitT family protein, translated to MTQRSPQLKLFIEYCYIIIGSAFVGLSYNMFLLPAKLASGGVSGISTILYELYKFNPAYVQWAINIPLFILGIILLGKDFSLKTLVGTLFVPFIIWLSADIPFKIDNPLLAAIYGGILLGVGLGTVYRGKGSTGGTAMIAQALKKYTGFSSGFSQLIVDGFVVITSAIVFNLELALFAMMSIYVTSKVIDFVQLQTSPSKLVLIISEKEDLIQSIIKNEIDRGLTKIRTVGGHSNTEKTMILCVVEQEEAIYLKKTLQEKEPTSFIVFLNASEILGRGFSLSKLYETGK